In Epinephelus moara isolate mb unplaced genomic scaffold, YSFRI_EMoa_1.0 scaffold643, whole genome shotgun sequence, the genomic stretch ACAGGACATAAAGCAGCTGCTCCCAGCTAGAAAAAGTCAAACCAGTTGTGAACTAAGGTGAAAGGTCTTTTAAAAGGTATTATTGCTTTGGAaaaaactttgttttggtctcattGTTAAGTGGCATTCTGAAGTCTAATTACTGGAATTGGGACACAGCATGTGACTATGTCCAAAACAGACTTTTGGCAATATTACCTGTTTGCGAGCAGTTCGGCTGCCCAGTGTATCTAGGGCATGAGCAGCATGCAGCGTCAGCAGGCGGGTCTGTTCTATCATGAGACGGCACTCTGCTATCCAGTGAGCAACAACTTCCTAAACACACAAGAGGGAGAGCATATTTACTCAAGCTGCATGTAACAATTTGTCCACTAGGTGTCACCAGCATGGAGGAGCTAAAT encodes the following:
- the LOC126387520 gene encoding acyl-CoA dehydrogenase family member 11-like; the encoded protein is MILGEGRGFEIAQGRLGPGRLHHCMRAVGVAELALELLCERAASRQTFGKKLYQHEVVAHWIAECRLMIEQTRLLTLHAAHALDTLGSRTARKQVILPKVCFGHSHMLCPNSSN